One Solea senegalensis isolate Sse05_10M linkage group LG21, IFAPA_SoseM_1, whole genome shotgun sequence DNA segment encodes these proteins:
- the june gene encoding junE proto-oncogene, AP-1 transcription factor subunit, producing the protein METPFYHDDCPTVSGYSHIAEYERYPGNKMLMSKKAMAMAAGHHFSSGGGGSAGGRGGNPGNHALTTNTSLMSSVASSAVDMNLLKLASPDLEHLIIQSNQGLVTTSPASNVTNTFLYRNQATNEQEGFADGFVKALADLHKQNQLVGGPMSPSPSCTVSLQASYQRNLMSASDVPVYTNLSSYNHTQMPYPGGQLTYGSGSGSGGVGPPQPHTRGMDAPQTVPEVPHPPGDPMSPLSPIDLETQERIKAERKKLRNRIAASKCRKRKLERISRLEEKVKVLKSQNSDLASTAAMLREQVAQLKQKVMSHVTNGCHIAVASAAAKSGGVGGASGSEDSRC; encoded by the coding sequence ATGGAGACTCCCTTCTACCACGACGACTGTCCCACTGTCTCCGGCTACAGCCACATCGCTGAGTACGAGCGTTACCCGGGCAACAAGATGCTGATGAGTAAGAAGGCCATGGCGATGGCGGCCGGTCATCATTTCtccagtggtggtggtggcagcgCAGGAGGGAGGGGCGGTAACCCCGGCAACCACGCTCTCACCACGAACACCTCGCTGATGTCGTCTGTGGCGTCCTCTGCCGTGGACATGAACCTGCTGAAGCTGGCGTCCCCTGACCTGGAGCACCTGATCATCCAGTCCAACCAGGGACTGGTGACCACCAGCCCGGCGTCCAACGTCACCAACACCTTCCTCTACCGTAATCAGGCCACCAACGAGCAGGAAGGGTTTGCTGACGGCTTCGTCAAAGCTCTCGCCGACCTCCACAAGCAGAACCAGCTGGTGGGAGGTCCCATGTCTCCGTCCCCATCCTGCACCGTCTCCCTGCAGGCGTCCTACCAGAGGAACCTGATGTCTGCCAGTGACGTGCCGGTGTACACCAacctcagcagctacaaccacACACAGATGCCGTATCCTGGCGGGCAGCTAACATACGGCAGTGGCTCGGGAAGCGGCGGCGTCGGACCCCCTCAGCCGCACACGCGAGGCATGGACGCGCCGCAGACTGTCCCTGAGGTGCCCCACCCACCGGGCGACCCCATGTCCCCGCTCTCCCCGATTGACCTGGAGACACAGGAGCGGATCAAAGCGGAGCGCAAGAAGCTGCGCAACCGCATCGCGGCGTCCAAGTGTCGCAAGCGGAAGCTGGAGCGGATCTCGCGGCTGGAGGAGAAGGTGAAGGTTCTGAAGAGCCAGAACTCGGACCTGGCCTCCACCGCCGCCATGCTGCGCGAGCAGGTCGCCCAGCTCAAACAGAAGGTCATGAGCCACGTCACCAACGGCTGCCACATCGCCGTCGCCTCGGCCGCCGCCAAGTCCGGCGGAGTGGGAGGAGCCTCGGGCAGCGAGGACTCGCGCTGCTGA
- the LOC122787038 gene encoding leukemia inhibitory factor receptor-like, which translates to MFPLKSRVCGVESVTRSRRTVVVTWVLLALLFCGRRTQGGEHGLMVFPRDQTFQVGSSATFYCVLPPGQMFDQMYVNGQNSTTNVDAVRINESTFALTVHLERPSDISSTDIICKSRNQEVQMQGGASAFVGYPPDDKTLQCETRDLESVECHWKVGRSTHLSREPTTYRLLGGSCTAAVSVSASRGQCSQKVHVKVVAGVRNWTLTAENVLGKVELTETADLTHRVRMFAPEDVTASAVTRRKVTLKWRWTVQRYRKLNVTCRVKVSHDGTSVVSEASGVGLNSAVVTELIPNWKYNVTVQCRTTQHSWKWGDWSSASAFHTEADVPDALDVWMQMKQNHIVVIWKELLDHQSHGRIIDYTVTWTETTATEQQRNTTTVIHSKRSVVLSVDTSSIRYRITVTARNDMGNSPPSTITTPNVNTDLASVHTSRITGVNGSFPLSWSSSPAASCGYIVDWRPTSRNDTVEWLKVSRHETSANILSKSFKDGLRYSLSIFACTHGAPELLERREGYVREQVIPSGLFTALGWRQQGSKVDVTWAPVAVSEQTAFIEGYVLYWSNSNRSSNVVFNVSTDNPDATSLTATDLEITTYTFTVKALTAVGECGTTSFTVTLNSPTDNLIRTVVISLVSVFLLLLLITLLCCRQWECIKSKIYPPIPEPMLTDKWMLSQVENLCHPRYVDRSLQGEVMDVPELLCETRPPVTDHVTDDEKLFVFTQTPKGYYNQPLKIHSTSPSAVPTESDLPSSLFRGVFANPSYNPTLAPDNEFNPELHNLTSLQNNCDGYTPQSRSVTVTPTDEDTDSHCVVTYLLLPQTPPI; encoded by the exons ATGTTTCCACTTAAGAGTCGAGTTTGTGGAGTCGAGTCTGTgacgaggagcaggaggacGGTCGTGGTCACATGGGTTTTATTGGCATTGTTGTTCTGTGGGAGGAGAACGCAGGGAGGGGAACATG GGCTGATGGTTTTTCCACGTGACCAAACGTTTCAGGTGGGCAGCAGCGCCACCTTCTACTGCGTTCTGCCACCAGGACAGATGTTTGACCAGATGTACGTGAACGGGCAGAATAGCACCACCAACGTGGACGCCGTCAGGATCAATGAGTCGACCTTTGCCCTGACCGTTCACCTGGAGCGGCCGTCAGATATAAGCTCCACGGACATCATTTGTAAAAGCAGAAACCAGGAAGTTCAGATGCAAGGCGGAGCCTCGGCTTTCGTCGGCT ATCCGCCTGATGACAAGACTCTTCAGTGCGAAACCAGAGATCTGGAATCAGTGGAGTGTCACTGGAAAGTCGGACGAAGCACACACTTGTCCAGAGAACCCACGACTTATCGTCTGCTTGGAGG TTCATgtacagcagcagtgtcagtgtctgcGTCTCGAGGCCAATGTTCTCAGAAGGTTCACGTCAAGGTCGTCGCTGGTGTGAGAAACTGGACGTTAACGGCAGAGAATGTTCTGGGGAAGGTGGAGCTGACGGAGACAGCAGACCTGACGCACAGAG TTCGCATGTTCGCACCGGAGGACGTGACCGCTTCAGCCGTGACGCGCAGAAAGGTGACCCTGAAGTGGAGGTGGACGGTTCAGCGGTACAGGAAACTGAACGTGACGTGTCGAGTCAAAGTTAGTCACGACGGAACCAGTGTCGTG AGTGAAGCCTCTGGTGTTGGTCTGAACTCTGCAGTTGTGACTGAGCTGATACCAAACTGGAAATATAACGTCACGGTACAATGTAGGACGACGCAGCATTCCTGGAAATGGGGCGACTGGAGCTCAGCGTCCGCGTTCCACACAGAGGCTGATG ttccAGATGCTCTTGATGTTTGGATGCAGATGAAGCAAAACCACATTGTCGTTATCTGGAAA gagctgctggaccaCCAGAGTCATGGACGCATCATAGATTACACAGTGACCTGGACTGAGACGACAGCGACGGAGCAACAGCGCAACACGACCACGGTGATTCACAGCAAACGCAGCGTGGTTCTCAGTGTGGACACCAGCAGCATCCGCTATCGCATCACAGTTACAGCAAGAAATGACATGGGCAACTCGCCGCCGTCGACCATCACCACCCCCAACGTCAACACGG ATCTGGCCAGCGTCCACACTTCTCGGATCACTGGCGTTAACGGCAGCTTCCCTCTGTCCTGGTCGTCCAGTCCGGCTGCGAGCTGCGGCTACATCGTGGACTGGCGTCCGACCTCGCGTAACGACACCGTGGAGTGGCTCAAAGTGTCTCGTCATGAAACTAGTGCCAATATCCTTTCAA AAAGCTTCAAAGACGGACTGAGATACTCTTTGTCCATATTTGCCTGCACACACGGCGCTCCAGAGCTGCTGGAGAGACGCGAGGGATACGTTCGCGAACAGG TAATTCCAAGCGGCCTTTTTACGGCACTTGGGTGGAGACagcaggggtcaaaggtcgacGTGACCTGGGCTCCAGTGGCTGTGAGTGAGCAGACTGCGTTCATCGAGGGCTACGTTCTCTACTGGTCCAACAGCAACAGAAGCAGCAATGTAGTCTTTAATGTGAGCACAG ATAACCCTGACGCCACAAGCCTCACAGCCACAGACCTGGAAATCACTACGTACACGTTCACAGTGAAGGCGCTGACTGCAGTGGGAGAGTGCGGCACCACATCCTTCACTGTCACCTTGAATTCACCGA CCGATAACTTGATCAGAACAGTCGTCATTTCCCTggtctctgtgtttttgctcctgctcctcatcaCTCTGCTTTGCTGCAGACAATGGGAGTG CATCAAAAGCAAGATCTATCCTCCCATCCCTGAGCCGATGTTGACGGACAAGTGGATGCTGTCACAG GTTGAAAACCTTTGTCATCCTCGTTACGTGGATCGGTCTCTCCAAGGCGAGGTCATGGATGTTCCGGAGCTGCTTTGTGAAACACGTCCACCTGTGACTGATCACGTCACTGATGATgagaaactgtttgtttttactcaaaCTCCAAAGGGCTACTACAACCAGCCCCTGAAAATCCACTCCACCTCGCCGTCCGCCGTCCCAACCGAGTCCGATTTGCCGTCCTCGCTGTTCAGAGGCGTGTTCGCTAACCCGTCGTATAACCCCACGTTGGCTCCCGACAATGAGTTCAACCCCGAGCTTCACAACTTGACGAGTTTACAGAACAACTGTGACGGGTACACGCCTCAGAGTCGGAGCGTCACTGTGACCCCGACAGACGAGGACACAGACAGTCACTGTGTCGTCACGTACCTCCTGTTACCACAGACTCCGCCCATATAG